One part of the Schistocerca piceifrons isolate TAMUIC-IGC-003096 chromosome 2, iqSchPice1.1, whole genome shotgun sequence genome encodes these proteins:
- the LOC124775960 gene encoding uncharacterized protein LOC124775960, which translates to MLYMFLCVICAALLALIDYNVSAEGGFSNAMRSLQYVYHIILDPLVTLQFIVLVLEVWAGFKALNSGILQTVSSEIDPCVVSTLLDLSDSPPVTSSNLHDLQQAYLLLHRAAEVLQNHFGMTVALDLTLSISGVICSSYEIATIVSREKEVGGFLYEGVTRASLLWLVLHAWKLAALTLTCSAVSAEAAATRLLLQRAVCLHSRPGPQLGALLRLVALGPQLCITAAGFVTVDRSLLVSALAVAVTYLVLLTQFSGNY; encoded by the coding sequence ATGCTGTACATGTTCCTTTGCGTCATATGTGCAGCCTTGCTTGCACTTATAGACTACAATGTCAGTGCAGAGGGTGGCTTCAGTAACGCAATGAGAAGTTTACAGTACGTATATCATATAATACTCGACCCATTAGTAACGCTGCAATTTATTGTACTCGTGTTGGAAGTATGGGCTGGATTCAAAGCACTGAACAGTGGCATTCTTCAGACAGTATCGTCAGAAATCGACCCGTGTGTGGTGAGTACACTGCTCGATCTTTCGGACTCGCCACCTGTTACATCAAGCAATTTACACGACCTGCAACAGGCATACCTTTTATTACACCGCGCTGCGGAAGTTCTGCAGAATCACTTCGGAATGACGGTAGCTCTGGACCTTACTTTATCAATTTCTGGGGTCATCTGCAGCTCGTACGAGATAGCCACGATTGTCAGCCGCGAGAAAGAGGTGGGCGGCTTCTTGTACGAAGGGGTGACACGCGCGTCGCTGCTGTGGCTGGTGCTGCACGCGTGGAAGTTGGCGGCACTGACGCTGACCTGCTCGGCGGTTTCCGCAGAGGCGGCGGCCACGCGGCTGCTGCTGCAGAGGGCGGTCTGCCTCCACAGCAGACCGGGTCCCCAGCTGGGGGCGCTGCTGCGGTTGGTTGCACTCGGTCCACAGCTGTGCATCACCGCCGCCGGGTTCGTCACCGTCGACCGCAGCTTGCTGGTGTCCGCCCTGGCTGTGGCAGTCACGTACCTGGTCCTACTGACTCAGTTCAGTGGGAACTACTAA